The following are from one region of the Thermococcus cleftensis genome:
- a CDS encoding DUF2101 family protein: protein MGLEDFLYRIGESVYSAGAKVRAFLFPTPGERPPDFSLMKRLTKKPLTVHEFLSLRLQVAFLLYLFANLAMLLLRLNPIWITVFGGLYFLYIRYTLAKNWSFFIDPEPYRAFYYGISAVTLAAFLGYTLVRRVATSVYYYYGYLLMVFAAVMAFRWYFKQRYGRDYTYGIVEEVKGDLVRVFVHDDIAANVKPGHYWVDAVEDLAVGRVVKLLVEDRKLRGAVPIRILEVYLGQSSHSSTEPKEETE from the coding sequence ATGGGGCTGGAAGATTTCCTCTACCGCATTGGTGAATCGGTGTACTCAGCCGGTGCCAAGGTCAGGGCATTTCTTTTTCCCACTCCCGGGGAAAGGCCACCGGACTTCAGTCTGATGAAGAGGCTCACCAAAAAACCGCTGACGGTTCACGAGTTCCTAAGCTTAAGGCTGCAGGTGGCGTTTCTCCTTTACCTCTTTGCCAATCTGGCAATGCTCCTCCTCCGGCTGAACCCCATCTGGATAACGGTGTTTGGAGGGCTGTACTTCCTGTACATCAGGTACACACTCGCCAAGAACTGGAGCTTCTTCATAGACCCCGAGCCATATCGGGCTTTCTACTACGGAATCTCGGCCGTAACCCTGGCCGCGTTCCTTGGCTACACCCTCGTGAGAAGGGTCGCTACCTCGGTTTACTACTACTATGGCTACCTCCTGATGGTCTTCGCAGCGGTGATGGCGTTCCGCTGGTACTTCAAGCAGAGATACGGAAGGGACTACACCTACGGCATCGTGGAGGAAGTAAAGGGAGACCTCGTAAGAGTCTTCGTCCACGACGACATAGCGGCAAACGTCAAGCCGGGTCACTACTGGGTTGACGCCGTGGAGGACCTCGCAGTGGGAAGGGTCGTTAAGCTTTTGGTCGAGGACAGGAAGCTTAGGGGCGCGGTTCCGATCAGGATACTCGAGGTGTACCTTGGTCAGTCCTCCCACAGCTCAACCGAGCCGAAGGAAGAAACCGAGTGA
- a CDS encoding type II toxin-antitoxin system VapC family toxin: MRVVIDTSVVFHLFSSFYPERTEVAERVIKLAQEGVLELYSPRLGEVEFVAVLSRYFDRERVERALDYYGEIVVWVPEELLIEDLREVAFQTHHKASDIYFIATARYLGAVLVTNDKKMVGLAKSLGLRAFYLVDEHDEFFKFLEVVK; encoded by the coding sequence ATGAGGGTCGTCATAGACACTTCCGTGGTTTTTCACCTGTTTTCCAGCTTTTACCCGGAAAGGACCGAGGTTGCAGAGAGGGTCATCAAACTTGCCCAGGAGGGCGTTCTTGAACTGTACTCTCCCCGTTTGGGTGAAGTGGAGTTCGTGGCGGTTCTTTCGAGGTACTTCGACCGCGAGCGGGTCGAGAGGGCGTTGGACTACTACGGCGAAATCGTCGTGTGGGTTCCCGAGGAACTGCTCATTGAAGACCTTCGGGAGGTTGCATTTCAGACCCATCACAAGGCCTCGGACATATACTTCATCGCAACCGCCCGCTACCTGGGAGCGGTTCTAGTGACGAACGACAAAAAGATGGTCGGGCTGGCCAAATCCCTCGGCTTACGGGCCTTCTACCTGGTTGATGAGCACGATGAGTTTTTCAAATTCTTGGAGGTGGTGAAATGA
- a CDS encoding DUF2341 domain-containing protein has translation MRRRAYIINSTVILLIIPLMLLLATYEDVSSQIIFAQSERMQVERTYRVVSYVELDLQRALEISGKRALVTVVDYIASTGNFLDPQTSPANVTIRDLVLFKEASGISQSYVDKIMKDQTLKKWLINVSTELKKQGYTMEISNTPLTDLQTMSDRELRDFLINNVDITVAPLDSFRIVIRARLENVKIYDSASNVIYEGQIPRKGYVYSIISIQDLEDPMFSALTNGRYFRSIQPCNYTYPELIDRPMKVLYGNGNSDRDHVAGIYKSAPDLDYIFFGPTYPNADAHAYVLKSGSPSDGTPFLNGTVFQPGGDPVDPSKVFKTGDLGVLVFSDTSSSNWCDASYKWRVNITIPWTPQGSLVLLKVPTSMFPGIYATEDMASLVIYDGNGNCGQVDFWIEYWGSTYAWIWIKSTGTTYSIYFTDDPARATTGYNVDQMFWLIDTFDGSAGSAPNSALWENPGGAYLDGNGNVVVPAGAEKLVLQTLDTLSGSFFIRFKMAPERAVRDFDAGAQVEPEAIVQEGYLRIRVNYPSNARDVQIPVHLNSTIAQVILHNDLNEAQIEVYSDPEMTSPLPFWIEYWNDDGALIWIRGDLPGTFYIRYNTGTYRRGNGEAVFPFFDDFNETLSKWIIDPHDQGAGVSLNPEGTGTVTIDGGDSLFAMVNKDPLDITYDFAVRFRMKPNFDSRRDWNAGIGVWDGWIRLVGANRRARYYIAEQLFTDDINSGNDPMAIHWVEWGYSGTWWIENWWYDNDDLDDGQVSNRDYDYHTYEVKEIYNTSASFTDFTRDVTNNYDETYKTLYSYLKYIFLVIDSEDEDRGATYDWIFVRKLIDDDKLSYDITNHAISNSLQFIDDTSATSEDHGGDFLGILKDWGDSLVSTSSAPTYTSYTYRYEVNFTPSNGNVELSFARISSTGSINRVETSVSGYPADSLKVGIVIDNTRDNDAYFDWIVIGLGNYYPVKPAQITSSGVETAPETTATYNSKAYDLQPFVECVMDMKYFGTYSGWSFFERLENSDDNHANYFRLSMEMQDELGIKYGDEYYPIGLVSFMVPYRTYDEKLYNLFSDLQKNPEEGVSSVDYNFLNYYFKEGASITGQGYRIWGISYAYPDDVNTVLGNPLEVPFFMDYETATAIFGAEGANDLLKR, from the coding sequence ATGAGAAGGAGAGCCTACATCATAAACTCCACGGTCATACTCCTAATCATACCCCTGATGCTCCTCCTCGCCACCTACGAGGACGTCTCCTCCCAGATAATCTTCGCCCAGAGCGAGAGAATGCAGGTTGAGAGAACATATAGAGTCGTATCGTACGTCGAGCTGGACCTCCAAAGGGCCCTGGAAATATCAGGAAAGAGGGCCCTGGTCACGGTCGTTGATTACATAGCCAGCACTGGCAATTTCCTCGATCCCCAGACCAGCCCCGCCAACGTCACCATTCGTGACCTGGTGCTCTTTAAAGAGGCCAGTGGAATCTCCCAGAGCTACGTGGACAAGATAATGAAGGATCAAACGCTGAAGAAGTGGCTGATAAACGTCTCCACCGAACTGAAAAAGCAGGGCTACACGATGGAGATAAGCAACACCCCCCTGACAGACCTCCAGACGATGAGCGACCGCGAGCTGAGGGATTTCCTCATCAACAACGTGGACATAACCGTTGCCCCCCTTGACTCATTCAGGATCGTCATAAGGGCCAGACTGGAGAACGTTAAGATATACGACTCGGCCAGCAATGTTATTTATGAAGGGCAGATCCCGAGAAAAGGGTACGTTTACTCCATAATCTCCATACAGGATCTCGAGGATCCGATGTTCTCGGCCCTCACGAACGGAAGGTACTTCCGCTCCATTCAGCCCTGCAACTACACCTATCCCGAGCTCATAGACAGGCCGATGAAGGTTCTCTACGGCAACGGCAACAGCGACAGGGACCACGTGGCCGGGATATACAAGAGCGCCCCAGATCTGGATTACATCTTCTTCGGTCCAACCTATCCCAACGCCGACGCCCACGCGTACGTTTTGAAGTCAGGAAGCCCCTCCGATGGTACTCCCTTCCTGAACGGGACGGTATTCCAGCCTGGAGGGGACCCGGTGGACCCATCTAAGGTTTTTAAAACGGGGGATCTTGGAGTCTTGGTCTTCAGCGACACCAGCTCGAGCAACTGGTGCGACGCTTCCTACAAATGGAGGGTTAACATCACAATACCCTGGACACCCCAGGGAAGCCTCGTTCTCCTGAAGGTCCCTACCTCGATGTTCCCAGGCATATACGCCACGGAAGACATGGCATCGCTGGTAATATACGACGGAAATGGCAACTGCGGCCAGGTGGATTTCTGGATAGAGTACTGGGGAAGCACCTACGCCTGGATCTGGATAAAGTCCACCGGAACTACCTACTCAATATACTTCACCGACGACCCAGCCCGGGCAACTACCGGGTATAACGTGGACCAGATGTTCTGGCTGATAGACACTTTTGATGGCAGCGCAGGTTCAGCCCCGAACTCCGCACTCTGGGAGAATCCGGGCGGGGCGTACCTGGACGGAAACGGCAACGTGGTGGTTCCCGCCGGTGCGGAGAAGCTCGTCCTCCAGACTCTCGACACCCTCAGCGGGAGCTTTTTCATCAGGTTCAAGATGGCCCCTGAAAGGGCGGTGAGGGACTTCGACGCGGGGGCACAGGTGGAGCCTGAGGCGATCGTGCAGGAAGGGTACCTCAGGATCAGAGTGAACTACCCCTCAAACGCCAGGGACGTTCAGATACCCGTGCACTTAAATTCCACGATAGCCCAGGTGATCCTCCATAACGACCTGAACGAGGCCCAGATTGAAGTGTACTCCGACCCGGAGATGACGTCTCCCCTGCCGTTCTGGATAGAGTACTGGAACGACGACGGCGCCCTCATATGGATACGTGGGGATCTGCCGGGAACCTTCTACATCAGGTACAACACCGGAACCTACCGCAGGGGCAACGGCGAGGCCGTGTTCCCCTTCTTCGATGACTTTAACGAGACCCTTTCAAAGTGGATAATCGACCCCCACGACCAGGGGGCAGGGGTTAGTTTGAACCCAGAAGGTACGGGGACAGTAACTATAGACGGGGGAGATTCACTGTTTGCGATGGTGAACAAGGACCCGCTGGACATAACATACGACTTTGCGGTCAGGTTCAGAATGAAGCCAAACTTTGATTCCAGAAGGGACTGGAACGCTGGAATTGGAGTGTGGGACGGTTGGATCAGATTGGTAGGGGCGAATCGGCGGGCTAGATATTACATAGCCGAACAACTCTTCACCGATGATATAAACAGCGGGAACGATCCCATGGCAATTCACTGGGTGGAATGGGGATACTCTGGAACCTGGTGGATAGAAAACTGGTGGTATGACAACGACGACCTCGACGACGGGCAGGTTTCGAACAGAGACTACGACTACCACACCTATGAAGTCAAGGAAATCTACAACACCAGCGCGAGCTTCACGGACTTCACGAGAGACGTTACCAACAACTACGATGAAACCTACAAGACCCTCTACTCCTACCTGAAATACATATTCCTAGTCATAGACAGCGAAGACGAAGACAGGGGAGCAACCTACGACTGGATATTCGTCAGGAAGCTGATAGACGACGATAAGCTGTCGTACGATATAACAAACCACGCAATATCCAACAGCCTTCAGTTCATAGACGACACGAGCGCCACCAGTGAGGATCACGGCGGCGATTTCCTGGGAATACTGAAGGACTGGGGGGACAGCCTGGTCTCGACGTCAAGCGCTCCAACCTACACCTCATACACCTACCGCTATGAGGTGAACTTCACACCCTCCAACGGCAATGTTGAACTATCCTTTGCGCGCATATCCTCCACGGGTTCCATCAATCGCGTCGAAACCTCTGTGTCGGGGTATCCCGCGGATAGCCTGAAGGTCGGAATCGTCATCGATAACACCCGCGACAACGATGCGTACTTTGACTGGATAGTAATAGGCCTCGGCAACTACTACCCCGTCAAACCAGCCCAGATAACCTCCTCGGGCGTTGAAACAGCCCCCGAAACCACAGCCACCTACAACTCCAAAGCCTACGATCTCCAGCCCTTCGTGGAGTGCGTGATGGATATGAAGTACTTCGGAACTTACTCCGGCTGGTCCTTCTTTGAGAGGCTGGAGAACAGCGACGACAACCACGCCAACTACTTCAGGCTCTCAATGGAGATGCAGGACGAGCTCGGGATAAAGTACGGTGACGAGTACTACCCGATAGGCCTCGTCAGCTTCATGGTTCCCTACAGAACCTACGATGAGAAACTGTACAACCTGTTCAGCGACCTCCAGAAGAACCCGGAGGAGGGCGTTTCCAGCGTGGATTACAACTTCCTCAACTACTACTTCAAAGAGGGAGCCTCCATAACAGGGCAGGGATACCGCATATGGGGCATCTCCTACGCCTATCCGGACGACGTGAACACGGTGCTCGGTAATCCTCTGGAAGTTCCGTTCTTCATGGACTACGAAACAGCCACTGCCATCTTTGGAGCTGAAGGAGCGAACGACCTGCTGAAGAGGTGA
- a CDS encoding formate--phosphoribosylaminoimidazolecarboxamide ligase, with protein sequence MRVATYASHSALQILKGAKDEGLETVAFGNPRVKPLYTRYFPVADYFIGGTYPEEELLEFDAVVIPTGSFVAHLGIELVEKMRVPYYGNKEVLKWESDRNLERKWLERAKLHLPRVYEDPDDIEGPVIVKPFGAGGGKGYFLAKSPGDFWKKAERLGIRDKEDLGRVQIQEYVLGVPVYPHYFYSKLNRELELMSIDRRYESNADAIGRIPAKEQLDLEINTNYTVVGNIPLVLRESLLIDIIEAGERTVKAAEELMGGLWGPFCLEGVFTEELDFVVFEISARIVAGTNPFVHGSPYSWLRYDEPVSTGRRIAMELMQGLEEDRLDEILT encoded by the coding sequence ATGAGGGTAGCGACCTATGCCTCCCACTCCGCCCTCCAGATTTTGAAGGGGGCAAAGGACGAGGGTTTAGAGACGGTGGCCTTTGGAAACCCCCGCGTTAAGCCCCTCTACACGCGCTACTTCCCTGTGGCGGACTACTTCATTGGGGGAACCTATCCGGAGGAAGAGCTGCTTGAGTTCGATGCGGTCGTCATACCAACCGGTTCCTTCGTCGCCCACCTCGGAATCGAGCTTGTTGAAAAAATGCGCGTCCCCTACTACGGCAACAAAGAGGTGCTGAAGTGGGAGAGCGACAGGAACCTCGAGAGGAAGTGGCTCGAGAGGGCAAAGCTCCACCTCCCGAGGGTTTACGAGGACCCAGACGACATAGAGGGGCCGGTCATAGTCAAGCCCTTCGGCGCGGGCGGTGGAAAGGGCTACTTTTTGGCCAAGAGCCCCGGGGACTTCTGGAAGAAAGCCGAGAGGCTCGGCATCAGGGACAAAGAAGACCTTGGAAGGGTTCAGATTCAGGAGTACGTCCTCGGCGTCCCGGTTTATCCCCACTACTTCTACTCGAAGCTCAACCGCGAGCTGGAGCTGATGAGCATAGACAGAAGGTATGAGTCCAACGCCGACGCGATAGGAAGGATCCCGGCCAAAGAGCAGCTCGACCTCGAAATTAACACCAACTACACGGTGGTGGGCAACATACCGCTCGTTCTCAGGGAGAGCCTGCTGATCGATATTATCGAGGCCGGCGAGAGGACGGTCAAGGCTGCCGAGGAGCTGATGGGCGGCCTGTGGGGGCCGTTCTGCCTTGAGGGTGTCTTCACAGAGGAGCTGGACTTTGTGGTTTTCGAGATTTCCGCGAGGATAGTGGCGGGAACGAACCCCTTCGTCCACGGCTCGCCCTACAGCTGGCTCCGCTATGACGAACCCGTTAGCACGGGGAGGAGAATCGCGATGGAGCTGATGCAGGGATTAGAGGAGGATCGGCTCGATGAAATTTTGACGTGA
- the guaA gene encoding glutamine-hydrolyzing GMP synthase, producing the protein MWERFIEEKVEEIRNTVGDGKAIIALSGGVDSSVAAVLAHKAIGDRLHAVFVNTGFMRKNEPEFVVKTFRDEFGLNLHYVDAGERFFRELKGVTDPEEKRKVIGRVFIEVFEEVAREIDAQFLIQGTIAPDWIESKGKIKSHHNVGGLPERLNLKLIEPLRDLYKDEVRELGRELGLPEKIYNRMPFPGPGLAVRVLGEVTPEKVAIVREANAIVEEEIERAGLRPWQAFAVLLGVKTVGVQGDIRAYKETIAVRVVESLDGMTANAMNVPFEVLQRIAFRITSEIPDVGRVLYDVTNKPPATIEFE; encoded by the coding sequence ATGTGGGAGAGGTTCATCGAGGAGAAGGTTGAGGAGATAAGGAATACGGTCGGTGACGGGAAGGCCATAATAGCCCTCTCCGGCGGCGTTGACAGCTCGGTCGCAGCGGTGCTTGCTCACAAAGCGATTGGCGACAGACTCCACGCCGTCTTCGTGAACACCGGCTTCATGAGGAAGAACGAGCCAGAATTCGTCGTCAAGACCTTCCGCGACGAGTTCGGGCTCAACCTGCACTACGTCGACGCCGGCGAGCGCTTTTTCAGAGAGCTCAAAGGCGTAACCGATCCGGAGGAGAAGAGGAAGGTAATCGGCAGGGTCTTCATTGAGGTCTTCGAGGAGGTGGCTAGAGAGATTGACGCACAGTTCCTCATTCAGGGAACCATAGCCCCGGACTGGATTGAGAGCAAGGGCAAAATCAAGAGCCACCACAACGTTGGAGGTCTGCCCGAGAGGCTCAACCTCAAGCTCATCGAGCCGCTCCGCGACCTCTACAAGGACGAGGTCAGGGAGCTTGGCAGGGAGCTCGGCCTCCCGGAGAAGATATACAACCGCATGCCCTTCCCGGGGCCGGGTCTTGCCGTCCGTGTCCTTGGTGAGGTTACTCCGGAGAAGGTCGCCATCGTCAGGGAAGCCAACGCCATAGTCGAGGAGGAAATCGAGAGGGCCGGGCTGAGACCCTGGCAGGCCTTCGCCGTTCTGCTGGGAGTGAAGACCGTCGGCGTTCAGGGCGACATAAGGGCCTACAAGGAAACGATAGCGGTTCGCGTCGTTGAGAGCCTCGACGGCATGACGGCAAATGCCATGAACGTCCCCTTCGAGGTCCTCCAGAGGATAGCCTTCAGGATAACGAGCGAGATTCCCGATGTTGGAAGGGTGCTCTACGACGTCACCAACAAGCCTCCGGCGACGATCGAGTTCGAGTGA
- a CDS encoding antitoxin family protein translates to MGEIIEVVYENGVLKPLKPLKLREGQRLRVRIYRGDFLELAREMRGELTRERFEEDPTDYLLRLREEET, encoded by the coding sequence ATGGGCGAGATCATCGAGGTGGTTTACGAGAACGGGGTTCTGAAGCCCCTCAAGCCACTCAAGCTGAGGGAGGGACAGAGGCTCAGGGTGAGGATATACCGCGGGGACTTCCTTGAGCTGGCCAGGGAGATGAGGGGAGAACTCACGAGGGAGCGCTTTGAGGAGGACCCGACTGATTACCTCCTGCGCCTCAGGGAGGAGGAGACATGA
- a CDS encoding class III signal peptide-containing protein, translating to MRLVRRGQVSLEFMLVFGIMLVLMLYSVNSVTFKEGSTSTETLKMQVLLEEKSLANAIAGTIAQVYAQGPGAKSTTYAKVTYLAEPDYLQKAFGSAKVSVGSSGNLVFVGVGDNLITEDANGAEKNTVTTEMPYTSKGKGILFPDGLPSKSIRIIVEWDPSRDEDWSAAVVGSYLEITININPGG from the coding sequence ATGAGGTTAGTGAGACGTGGTCAGGTTTCGCTGGAGTTTATGCTCGTGTTTGGAATAATGCTCGTGCTTATGCTGTACTCCGTGAACAGCGTGACGTTCAAGGAAGGATCAACATCAACGGAAACCCTCAAGATGCAGGTGCTCCTCGAGGAGAAAAGCCTCGCCAATGCGATAGCAGGTACGATAGCGCAGGTCTACGCCCAGGGGCCTGGGGCGAAATCTACCACATACGCAAAGGTAACCTACCTGGCCGAGCCCGACTACCTCCAGAAGGCCTTTGGCTCGGCCAAGGTGAGCGTCGGGTCGTCCGGCAACCTGGTGTTCGTGGGAGTCGGTGACAACCTCATAACGGAAGACGCGAACGGCGCCGAGAAGAACACGGTCACGACGGAGATGCCCTACACTTCTAAGGGAAAGGGAATACTGTTCCCAGACGGTCTCCCTTCAAAGTCCATCAGGATAATCGTTGAGTGGGACCCGAGCAGGGACGAGGACTGGAGCGCCGCCGTCGTCGGCAGCTACCTGGAAATCACGATAAACATCAACCCCGGTGGGTGA
- a CDS encoding FtsZ/tubulin family protein, translated as MRALIIGVGQCGTKIADLFSLVDFEALAINTSRGDLEYLKHIPAERRILIGESITGGKGVNANPLLGREAMKRDLPMVMRKIGSIIGYEDVDIFFLTFGFGGGTGAGGTPVLAEALKEEYPDSLVVAIGALPLREEGIRPTINAAITIDKLSKIADSIIAIDNNKLKEGNDDISHAYERINYTIVERIASLLALVDVPGEQTLDASDLKFVLKAFGSFATVGYAKADAGKVKSLSRLIIRSFESEGLYLDANIESALYGLVAVHGPPEVLKAGDIFEALDYLTNKIRGKQIFRGFYPDPREREVEVVTLLSGIYESRSIEEIIVTAKNYAKSFMKAKEEAETRKRELLSGLPDFDDIYPAEDEAGEGGE; from the coding sequence GTGAGGGCTCTAATCATCGGGGTCGGCCAGTGCGGAACTAAAATCGCCGACCTCTTTTCTCTCGTTGATTTTGAGGCGCTTGCGATAAACACCTCCCGGGGCGACCTCGAGTACCTCAAACACATTCCGGCGGAGAGGAGGATACTCATAGGCGAGAGCATAACGGGCGGAAAGGGCGTCAACGCTAACCCCCTCCTCGGAAGGGAGGCAATGAAGAGGGACCTTCCGATGGTGATGAGGAAGATAGGCTCGATAATCGGCTATGAGGACGTGGACATCTTCTTCCTCACCTTCGGCTTCGGTGGAGGTACTGGAGCTGGAGGAACGCCGGTTCTGGCGGAGGCCCTCAAGGAGGAGTACCCGGATTCACTCGTCGTTGCTATTGGGGCACTCCCCCTCAGGGAGGAGGGCATAAGGCCTACCATCAACGCCGCCATAACGATAGATAAGCTCTCCAAGATAGCGGACTCGATAATAGCCATAGACAACAACAAGCTCAAGGAGGGCAACGACGACATAAGCCATGCCTACGAGAGAATCAACTACACGATAGTAGAGCGCATAGCCTCGCTTTTGGCCCTGGTCGATGTCCCTGGCGAACAGACCCTCGATGCCAGCGATCTGAAGTTCGTCCTCAAGGCCTTCGGAAGCTTCGCGACGGTCGGCTACGCAAAGGCAGATGCAGGCAAGGTCAAGAGCCTGTCAAGGCTCATCATCAGGTCGTTCGAGAGCGAAGGCCTTTACCTAGACGCAAACATCGAATCGGCCCTCTACGGCCTCGTCGCCGTCCACGGTCCACCGGAGGTTCTGAAAGCCGGCGACATCTTTGAGGCCTTGGATTACCTCACCAACAAGATAAGGGGCAAGCAGATTTTCAGGGGCTTCTATCCTGACCCCAGGGAGAGGGAGGTCGAGGTGGTGACCCTGCTGAGCGGAATCTACGAGAGCAGGAGCATCGAGGAGATAATAGTGACCGCCAAGAACTACGCCAAGTCATTCATGAAGGCCAAGGAGGAGGCAGAGACTAGGAAGAGAGAGCTCCTGAGCGGCCTGCCCGACTTCGACGACATCTATCCCGCTGAGGACGAAGCGGGGGAGGGAGGGGAATGA
- a CDS encoding GMP synthase subunit A translates to MIVIMDNGGQYVHRIWRTLRYLGVEAKIIPNTTPLEEIKAMKPKGIIFSGGPDIDRTGNCSAVLEHYDEFNVPILGICLGHQLIARHFGGKVGRGEKAEYSLVEIEIVEEDDIFRGLPEKLRVWESHMDEVKELPPNFRLLARSETCPVEAMKHESLPIYGVQFHPEVAHTERGAEVYRNFARLCGELS, encoded by the coding sequence ATGATAGTCATAATGGACAACGGCGGGCAGTACGTTCACAGGATTTGGCGAACCCTGAGGTACCTCGGCGTCGAGGCGAAGATAATCCCGAACACGACGCCGCTTGAGGAGATAAAGGCGATGAAGCCGAAGGGCATAATCTTCTCCGGCGGGCCGGACATAGACAGGACCGGCAACTGCTCTGCTGTTCTTGAGCACTACGACGAGTTCAACGTCCCGATCCTCGGCATCTGCCTCGGTCACCAGCTGATAGCGAGGCACTTCGGGGGGAAGGTCGGCAGGGGTGAAAAAGCAGAGTACAGCCTCGTCGAGATCGAAATAGTCGAGGAGGACGACATCTTCCGCGGGCTTCCGGAAAAGTTGAGGGTCTGGGAGAGCCACATGGACGAGGTGAAAGAGCTGCCACCTAACTTCAGGCTCCTCGCGAGGAGCGAGACCTGTCCGGTTGAGGCCATGAAGCACGAGAGCCTGCCCATCTACGGCGTCCAGTTCCACCCGGAGGTTGCCCACACGGAGAGGGGAGCGGAGGTTTACAGGAACTTCGCCAGGCTCTGTGGGGAGCTCAGCTAG